TTCACTACTCAGGGTtgggaaaagttttctttttgttggctggtctcaaaattctaagctatgttGTGGGCtggtaaaataccaaaacacCCACGTTAGGTGACTATACAaaaaacctagtgataatggaattacaacaaatgagtacatgaTGGTGTTCACTTACTGAATTTATTATGTAAAGATGTTTGAAATCCCTCACAACTAAACTTTAGCCTTTCCTTTGAAAGCCACCCACCCTCCAATGACTCTCTAACATGccaactgtttatttgttatcttaGAACTTTATCTGTGTTAGAGTGTTacagactgccgatttctaatgatgttgtatttaataaaattaaatttcaatcaaattaacctaggctgaattaaaaaaatgaaaactagtgcacttcacattttggcagacgggtCAGTCCAAAGACGTCTAGGGGCCACATCTGGTCTGGGAACAGTAGTTTGCCCACCACCCCTGCACTACTTCATTTACATTAGTTTTTAAATCTGTCACATATATTTTGGCTCAGATACTCATTCTTGCCCTCATCTCCCTCCACCTGATGAGGTGATGCACACAGCCATTTTATTTGGGTCTTCCCACCAGGTGATTCAATGGATGGTGCTCTCCAATTTTGTCTTTTACTATTTTAGTGTAAACAAGATGCTTATTAGAGCATTTCTTATTTAATATGGACTatcaaatttaataatattcTAATCAAACTTTTTagcattgatttttttataaatataaatttaatttcacATGATTGGTCTTCTACAAAATGAGTGTTTTAACTAATGGTGACATATGGCATGCAGTCTCCTTTGCTCTACCATATCACCAAAAACATTCGGCTTGTCCCTGCTTTTCAGTGTTTGGCTTCCAGCATCAGCAAGTGCAATTATGATAAAGCTGCATCTCATGAgattttatgaattttaaattatttttataattcattCACACTGATTTTGTGAAAACTTTTATGGTGCAATCTGTCATTGTGAATAGGAGGGGTGAATGAGAAGGCATTTGTACTACCTTGATTAGTAATTTACTGTATAACATCTTAACCCTTGGCTCTGCTTCTTTATAATTGGAGAGTTTGGGAAATCATAAGGAGCCATTGGCCCATATCGATCATGATCAATTCAATACTTTTTCTTCTGgtgtaagctttttttttggggggggggttaggGCAATgtgtggattttaaaaaaattatgcaatatTTTCACTGAAATGGAGAAAGGAATTCAAGTTTTTATTGCTCTACTTTATCAGTTTCAATAAACACAGTTATATGCTTACCTCATTTagtgtatgtttttatgtgcgtgtgtatgcgtcTGGCATAGACTTCAGTCAGAGACAGCAGATGATATATATAGGTACCACTACACGTCAGTGTTTATCGTTGCTCATTTACTTTATGAATACACTATAGCCTTTATactgcataataataataaagtgaacttGTATAGCGCCATATCCTGGCCCTTTGGTCAAGCTcatgcgctttacaaaacaaaacgcacgcacagacacattCGATCTAACATACATGCACGGACGGATCGACGTAGCTAACATGCAACATTGGTGTCCATGGAATGTTACGCACGATAAAAGTCAAGTGGCGTGCACGATTCGTTTGAAAAGCAATAATCCAGGCTGCGAACGCTTGTTTTTCCATACCACGATTCCAGATTTATAACGGatttaatatacatatatattatatagaagtctttaaaaaaaaaatgttcatgggGCTGCCCACAGAAtgcctctgaaaaaaaaagtttataagcCGGTGTAAGGGTAGCAGTGcagataaagtattttttataatgaatttttttttaaaaagtgtctaGGCTGTGGGCGGAGTCTTCGTTGCACGCCCCTCCCCTGTTCTTGCATCTCATTATCTACCACAGTTGTCACTCTCCCTAACGTCTAGATGTTATGCTCTCCCCTGAAACGAGACAGTAGACAGTGGCTGCATATAGTGGGTTTGATCTCTGATTAAACAGTCATTGTTTGCGCATTTATAAAGAACAACGAAGATGGGAATTACAAAGGAACAATTTCGCAAGGTaagtcgttaaaaaaaaaagctttcaataCTACAACAGTCAATGCCCATCATTATAGTAACAACCTCGAAATCCACCGTCGTAGTACCTGTCATTGTGTCGATTGACTTCACATCCTGCCAACTAATTTTGTTAATTAATGATCGCTGTCGCATTTTAATGTTTACCTGACACATTTTAATCTAGTATCAGCTAAAGAAATAGTAATTCAATCATTCAAAGTAGTAGCAGTATATATTTGTATTCGACCAGACACTCCCGGTTATTGTATGCCATATCCTTGCTTTCTAGGgtgggatttttgtttttattctgtttttaacaaCCGAAAAACCCAtagttttttattgttaaaagattttaagaagaaaatcaCACGATCATTTtcattatagaaaaaaaactttagttgGTAGAAACATATATCTGTGCTGATAGCCATTTCGAACTTCTACTTTCGGTTTGTGATACGTACTTATATATTAGTTATTAATGTAATTTATATGTCCGACACAATATATTATACTGTACATTTGAAATAGGTTTACACCTGCAACTAGTCAGCTTTTGCATAAGCTAGAAAGCAGCGATATGTATAAAACCAACTTGTACTGGACCATTCATAAATAGTTGAAATTCTGAGAAGCTATACATATTATTGCAACTGGTAGGCAGGCAAGTAACCTATTTATATGAACTTTCTTGCAGTGTCTGATGACATATGAGATGGAAAAGTGAATGTTGTAAATGCAGTGCCCACTCCCATTCTTATTGATTCTTATTGAACAGGCTATAGATTTTCTCTGTTTCAATTCTGCGTAGTGTACACAGTCACAGTTTCTATActctgatttctttcttccagCTGGATGTACTGGAACAAGGCAGAGTTAAATGGAAATTCCTTCAGGCACACTTTTCAGCTTTTGTTAGAATTCAAGCAAGCAATGTTTTGGAACATCTAGCTGAAGTTCTTCATAGGAACGATATGGTAAGGGAGATTATGCCATAGCTGTCAGTAATAGtatgcggccctatgctcctcaaaggagcagcaaggaataaactaactcaATAGAACTCTGAACTGCATGTGTtcaaatactgaaataaaagaacaaataaaacttaacaATGACCATGTTGGCCATAATTGAAATGTGCATTTATCTGATACCCTAACCTCTAAAATTATGGTATGCAAGATGCTATATGGGACATTAgcttttttgtactttatactagataaaaaaaactatttacacgaatttaaataaaatatatagttGTCAAGATCCAAGAAACTTTACTAAGCCCAGCATGTAATCCTCTGACTTTCTATATAGaaatattactttataattTGGTAGAATACCTTATGATCTGTTTAAAATGAATAGCACACTGCCATGGTTTGCGATTATCCTGCTTAATGAAGTTTACATTTGAAAGAGTACCATCTAATGCATTTTACATTTCTGAGGATCTGTTCAGAACTTCTTGGGATCTGTAAAGTATAGATGTCTGAGACACATGACACTTCATCTTATtcgtttaaattttaatttagttttaaattttactgcttttttaaaatttataatacaGGAACAAATTGAGAGagacatgcaaaacaaaagtaacaatatAGTGATGCAGAATCTTCTCATGAGGCTGTCCAGAACGTGCAAGCCATGGTGGATACCTCTAGAAAAGTATTTGCTGGAGGAAGGAGATAATAAACTGTACAGCTTTCTGAGTGAGTTCTTGGGGATACTGTATCAGATTTTTAACCAATCTCAGTAAACATTTATGATTGAGCCTCTCCAGTTTCATTTAAAAACCTagtgtgtattttctttttggaaCATTACAAACAATGAATCGCTATAGATTTTACTTGTTTCCTGCATGGTTATTATTTGGGTTTTGCCAGCATCAGCATACATTCTATATctaagtagttttttttcttcgcatgtgtgtgtgcgtgtgcagatattaaaaatttggccatttatttgcatttcagTAGATAGAATCCTTTGAAGttccaattttttaatttgagctGATGCATAAGGTGGAAAGGCGCATCAATTAAAATACACTTCACTTCATAAAGTTTTATCTCATTTTAATCCTGAACATTGCCAGCTGCATTCTTGTTATTGGTATCAAAATTTTCTGCTCACAGATCCATGGAGAGACTTCGAAGAACATGGTGCAACTGCTGCCTCTCCTGAATCGTTCTTCAGAAATTCAGATAGGTCTTCTGAAGGCTTCCAGCGCCCCTATTCATGTGATACGCCACTCGGCAAGACAAGTGGTTTAGTTGACGTATTGAGGTCCTGTCCATGGAGAAAGCTTGCAGATGTCCTTGGTATGTATTATAGATAGCTTTTGATCAGTTTGTGCTGATTTCCAGTCAGATTTCATATTAAGTATGAATTGTCAGTTTATATTTTACCAAGTTTATTAGAGACTtcaagaaattaatgtttttcttcctACCATCTTAACAATAGGGTGATGAAAGCTAATGACTGTCACATAGTTCATTTACTCTGTAACATAAATTTAGACATTGCCTTTCCATTTTATGTCCCTCTTTAGGTTTTAACATGGATGAACAGCGAGCTGTTAAATATTCTGCTTCTTATGACAATGATTTTCATCAGCATCTTATTGATGCTTACATTGAAAAATATAGAAGCAATGCAACTGTGGGCAGCATGGTGCGGGCTTTGCTTCAATTGAAAACTGAAGGCAGGCGCATTGTGTCATTTATGGAAGAAGCTCAGCTGATTGTCAACAATGAACGAGAAGGAAGTGAAGCAGGAGAGGCAAGGGGAGAGGAGTCACATGGATTTAACGTTACTGAGAGTGCAAGTGGGGCAAGTGCTGGCACTAG
This sequence is a window from Pomacea canaliculata isolate SZHN2017 linkage group LG5, ASM307304v1, whole genome shotgun sequence. Protein-coding genes within it:
- the LOC112564703 gene encoding uncharacterized protein LOC112564703, which translates into the protein MGITKEQFRKLDVLEQGRVKWKFLQAHFSAFVRIQASNVLEHLAEVLHRNDMEQIERDMQNKSNNIVMQNLLMRLSRTCKPWWIPLEKYLLEEGDNKLYSFLNPWRDFEEHGATAASPESFFRNSDRSSEGFQRPYSCDTPLGKTSGLVDVLRSCPWRKLADVLGFNMDEQRAVKYSASYDNDFHQHLIDAYIEKYRSNATVGSMVRALLQLKTEGRRIVSFMEEAQLIVNNEREGSEAGEARGEESHGFNVTESASGASAGTRQTSLFLNCSPHSPSTTATNNFSAHEPINGSSANDYFPSSAFHPTDRIVSRTNQESVSSWHMQEDLHRLVPSPGTTQPSQVNQEMEIPIGNSSCQNSEPGNFRDYEHHLIF